Proteins encoded in a region of the Dreissena polymorpha isolate Duluth1 chromosome 6, UMN_Dpol_1.0, whole genome shotgun sequence genome:
- the LOC127835967 gene encoding centrosomal protein of 295 kDa-like, producing MDPSDNNFENFLPDAHYKRGLRMAYDLQLEKRLSIVCRPHFQGVLMIYVDRNRMRIRKGGLRLSPNEEAQIVREETEKRRRLRIQQVREQSKENAAKIRHAVKQEKHKQLMRLATDIKDQLEAEKAERVRHLEQQYDNSLRNIGVGHKSAGQQPDYAEEKALVQQEENLRAEARGRAAAEHHRQEAAQRNFEAQKHVIARQEALAIEKARASQIAAMPAPPPDPVANVILPKPTNKAPRQHAHPRSLVRICILKRILRKYNDIAGFYSVASGQTTQVRRLA from the exons ATGGATCCCAGTGATAACAATTTCGAGAATTTCCTGCCAGATGCTCACTACAAGCGTGGCCTCAGAATGGCGTACGATTTACAGCTGGAAAAGCGTCTGAGTATCGTGTGTCGTCCACATTTTCAGGGCGTACTCATGATATATG TGGACCGTAACAGGATGCGTATACGCAAGGGTGGCCTGCGGCTGAGTCCCAACGAGGAGGCTCAGATTGTGCGAGAGGAGACTGAGAAGCGGCGCAGGCTGCGCATCCAGCAGGTCCGTGAGCAGAGCAAGGAGAACGCAGCCAAGATACGGCACGCCGTGAAACAGGAGAAACACAAACAGCTCATGAGACTGGCAACAGATATCAAG GATCAGCTGGAGGCTGAGAAGGCTGAGCGGGTGCGCCATCTAGAGCAGCAGTATGACAACAGCCTGCGCAACATCGGCGTGGGTCACAAGTCTGCTGGTCAGCAG CCTGACTATGCTGAAGAAAAGGCTCTGGTACAACAGGAGGAGAACCTGCGGGCGGAGGCTCGAGGTAGGGCTGCGGCAGAGCACCACCGACAGGAGGCCGCGCAGAGGAACTTTGAGGCACAGAAACACGTCATAGCTAG GCAGGAGGCCCTGGCAATAGAGAAGGCCCGGGCGTCCCAGATTGCTGCCATGCCTGCCCCTCCCCCTGACCCAGTGGCCAATGTCATCTTGCCCAAACCTA CCAACAAAGCTCCACGCCAGCATGCGCATCcacgcagtcttgtcaggatatgcatactGAAGAGGATACTCAGGAAATACAACGACATTGCGGGCTTTTATAGCGTAGCCTCTGGCCAAACAACGCAAGTGCGCAGGCTGGCTTGA